In Porites lutea chromosome 1, jaPorLute2.1, whole genome shotgun sequence, a single genomic region encodes these proteins:
- the LOC140948076 gene encoding uncharacterized protein, protein MATSAPSPLASSVEKTNGAKLSRLLIDGGTTVLRKIFDGHHPPANLITDLNANYPILNNLLRRRVLNGHQWDKLFPPGGVPPDSNTFDITLLFLLLTKICGLTPPPSGWHTKPPSSDTSHEANLARVKFYRNILYGHVTTTGVDTSTFSSLWTEISGVLVSLGLDQAEVDRLKAEKGGEQDYIDVLIEWAVREEDIKSQLENYRQAQAKIQQSVEELGLSLKGVKVGVEEINENLDWLKGEKDKNKSEEVLQKLAKSEFRGDIEYHLQRFQDGTREWVFDRVQNWLNDRSSQNRVMVISGNAGMGKSVIAAVICKRMQQAGRLSGSHFCQYNNVRYCKPQLMIQSLACHLSHALPEYKRALGEQLSRNLGTDLNNMGVEELFALLFKEPLSAVGDPGRNMLMVIDGLDESEYQGRSELLNVIANQFCKLPIWIRFLVTTRPALNIAERLKHLKPLELQSDGEDNLEDVRVFCLKRLERVVKPANVGELVERLVLKSEGLMLYAHFLILSTTESASISHERDLVGSSPLGIFAVYHSYFKRLGRELINEHNIREEHFLNLLSSITASREPLPVGFVSKVFVSSSNSPLTKRKVHSALGSVSALLPIRDDCLHVIHKSVKDWLTDISCHGEHEFIMDENEGHRLLADLCIEELENLKLKGVDNLQFGATERYALYHGAHHMLHEGVKREPHKLDELTKAYIIDLEVVYAKTFVNSTIAAEDLLWLNEQGIFTLLSKDNQSIVDALLFVLRKNIRLLTDNPRTFLQTILNQGGKVLTVEASNLLRNKYPEIPYMEVVHKETQQGGVLARFECLSDVICLDVSPQLDYMVCECDDGILQLWSLQTGRLVWTRPVLVEKSFKRSWLGHKSRKLPSINALSFFRSVVFHPTKECILPGILSQAYTMDGNLKPLFLGSNCRFSVCSISGDKAKILTNCLESSKGLVMWSLENGSEVDRILVNEDILSFAWSGDGRFLVISHSSGVISLYDVMCNFRKLTQMATPEVWGMVKFSPDHRFIFGYAVKNDVINKYSFFCLEVVKEANNTFSLTIVSGDSEAFESFNDCGFLFGDLISTKGHKFGLTFGLDKQRLLRSSLKAIEMVDTKYVNRNDQGVDTEASGIALSLDGQTVFVARVASSVTAYDVSSGKLKAEINYWPLPYRPLCPVSGGVLILTNKSTVELWSGNLAGPIKRWINLPGVKQLIPISEERVAVVGDVDVKVLDTSSGIVVSTIPVLQGRVLTCNNKCQLLSDTTFEGSGPWSLQLLDGETVVWRKKDIGRFSVSHNFNKAVAFSTMEQFLVVGTTDGLLVLDAETGNTLRTLGLSFSLFLHCTFISDDTCVIYARDLTVQMFNVKSGELLTGIDVESEAICLAACPFNRVLAIGLRNSTPNFKVIRVHLSRGEGDGNMESGHSGTTLYKEERLDPPEQNNQQANGIEGEQRSENEQEASRNSQVEKKSCCMLV, encoded by the coding sequence ATGGCTACTTCAGCACCATCACCGCTGGCCAGTTCTGTGGAGAAGACAAATGGAGCCAAGCTCAGCAGGCTTCTCATCGATGGTGGAACAACAGTTCTTAGGAAGATTTTTGATGGCCATCATCCTCCTGCAAACTTAATTACTGACTTAAATGCTAATTACCCCATTCTTAACAATCTCTTACGTCGTCGAGTTCTAAATGGCCATCAGTGGGACAAACTATTTCCACCTGGTGGAGTCCCTCCAGACTCCAACACCTTTGACATCACTCTTTTGTTTCTCCTTCTGACTAAGATTTGTGGActaacccctcccccctcaggATGGCATACTAAACCACCCTCAAGTGACACGTCTCATGAGGCTAACCTTGCACGTGTTAAGTTCTATCGCAATATCTTGTATGGTCATGTGACAACCACTGGTGTTGATACATCAACTTTCTCTTCTCTGTGGACTGAAATTAGTGGTGTTCTTGTGAGTCTTGGTCTCGATCAGGCGGAAGTGGATAGGTTGAAGGCAGAGAAAGGTGGAGAGCAAGATTATATTGACGTGTTGATTGAGTGGGCTGTTAGGGAAGAGGACATTAAGTCACAGTTGGAGAATTATCGTCAGGCCCAAGCCAAGATACAACAAAGCGTTGAAGAACTGGGTCTAAGCTTGAAAGGAGTTAAGGTAGGTGTCGAGGAAATAAACGAAAACTTGGATTGGTTAAAAGGCGAAAAAGACAAGAACAAGTCAGAAGAGGTCCTTCAAAAACTTGCTAAGTCGGAATTCAGGGGAGATATTGAGTATCACTTACAAAGATTTCAAGACGGCACCCGTGAGTGGGTCTTTGACAGAGTTCAGAACTGGCTGAATGACAGAAGCTCTCAAAACCGCGTGATGGTGATCAGTGGAAATGCAGGAATGGGAAAATCAGTCATTGCAGCTGTGATTTGCAAGAGAATGCAACAAGCTGGCAGACTATCAGGAAGCCATTTTTGTCAGTATAACAATGTACGCTACTGTAAGCCTCAGTTGATGATTCAGTCATTAGCTTGTCACTTGTCCCATGCCCTGCCAGAGTACAAGCGAGCCCTCGGGGAACAGCTGTCAAGAAATCTGGGTACAGATCTCAACAACATGGGTGTGGAGGAGTTATTTGCGTTGCTTTTCAAGGAACCTCTTAGTGCTGTAGGTGACCCAGGAAGAAACATGCTCATGGTGATAGATGGCTTGGATGAAAGCGAATATCAAGGACGGAGTGAGCTTCTTAATGTGATTGCAAATCAGTTTTGTAAGCTTCCTATTTGGATTCGTTTTCTTGTCACGACGCGTCCTGCCTTAAACATTGCAGAGAGACTGAAACATTTGAAGCCACTTGAACTGCAGTCTGATGGTGAAGACAATCTTGAGGATGTCAGAGTATTTTGTCTGAAAAGGCTGGAACGTGTTGTCAAACCAGCGAATGTGGGCGAGTTAGTGGAACGACTAGTTTTGAAATCTGAAGGACTGATGTTGTACGCCCATTTTCTCATTTTGTCGACTACTGAAAGTGCATCAATTTCCCACGAGAGAGACCTTGTCGGCAGTTCACCCTTAGGAATTTTTGCCGTGTATCATTCCTATTTTAAACGTTTGGGACGTGAACTCATAAATGAACATAACATCAGGGAAGAACATTTCCTAAATCTGTTGTCTTCCATTACCGCTTCAAGGGAACCCCTGCCAGTGGGTTTTGTTTCTAAAGTATTTGTATCAAGTTCTAATTCACCACTAACAAAGCGTAAAGTACACAGCGCCTTAGGCAGTGTGTCTGCACTTCTTCCTATCCGTGACGATTGTCTTCACGTCATCCACAAGTCAGTTAAAGACTGGTTAACTGACATTTCATGTCATGGGGAGCATGAATTCATCATGGATGAAAACGAGGGTCATCGTTTACTTGCGGACCTCTGCAttgaagaacttgaaaatctgAAGCTTAAAGGTGTCGATAACCTACAGTTTGGCGCCACTGAGAGGTACGCTTTGTATCATGGTGCACATCACATGCTACACGAAGGCGTCAAGAGAGAGCCACATAAACTGGACGAACTGACTAAAGCCTACATTATTGATTTAGAAGTAGTGTATGCCAAGACCTTCGTGAACAGCACAATAGCGGCTGAAGACCTTTTGTGGCTTAACGAGCAGGGGATTTTTACATTGTTATCAAAAGATAACCAAAGTATTGTGGACGCCTTGTTGTTCGTATTGAGGAAGAACATCCGTTTGCTTACAGATAACCCTCGTACGTTTCTTCAAACCATACTTAACCAAGGAGGAAAAGTGTTGACTGTTGAAGCGTCGAATCTTTTGCGAAATAAGTATCCTGAAATACCATATATGGAGGTTGTTCATAAGGAGACGCAGCAGGGAGGTGTTTTAGCGCGATTTGAGTGTCTATCTGATGTGATCTGTTTGGACGTCTCTCCACAGTTGGATTATATGGTGTGTGAATGTGATGACGGAATACTGCAGCTGTGGTCACTCCAGACTGGCAGGCTAGTGTGGACACGTCCAGTCTTAGTAGAGAAGAGTTTCAAGAGGAGCTGGTTGGGCCACAAGAGTAGAAAATTACCTTCAATCAACGCGTTGTCATTTTTCCGCTCAGTTGTTTTTCACCCTACAAAGGAATGTATTTTACCTGGGATTCTAAGTCAGGCCTATACTATGGACGGAAACTTGAAACCGCTCTTTCTCGGAAGTAACTGTAGATTCTCAGTTTGCTCTATTTCCGGGGACAAGGCCAAGATTCTAACTAATTGTCTTGAGAGTTCTAAAGGCCTTGTCATGTGGAGTTTGGAAAATGGCTCAGAGGTTGATCGAATCCTCGTAAATGAAGACATTTTATCTTTTGCATGGTCTGGTGATGGAAGGTTTCTTGTAATCTCACATTCTTCGGGGGTGATTAGTTTGTATGATGTGATGTGTAATTTCAGAAAACTAACACAAATGGCTACCCCAGAAGTATGGGGCATGGTAAAGTTTTCACCTGATCATCGATTCATTTTTGGTTACGCTGtaaaaaatgacgtcataaacaAATACTCCTTTTTTTGTCTCGAGGTTGTAAAGGAAGCAAACAACACGTTTTCGTTAACGATTGTGTCTGGTGATTCTGAGGCTTTTGAATCCTTTAATGATTGTGGGTTTTTATTTGGCGATCTTATTTCCACAAAAGGTCATAAGTTTGGATTGACGTTTGGTCTTGACAAGCAACGTCTGCTACGTTCCTCTTTGAAAGCAATAGAAATGGTGGATACCAAATACGTAAACAGAAACGATCAAGGCGTAGATACTGAAGCTTCTGGGATAGCACTCAGTTTGGATGGTCAGACCGTGTTTGTTGCTAGGGTTGCATCATCAGTCACTGCTTATGACGTGTCGAGTGGGAAGCTTAAAGCTGAGATAAACTACTGGCCTTTACCGTACCGTCCGTTGTGTCCTGTTAGTGGTGGAGTCCTAATCTTAACGAATAAAAGCACTGTTGAGTTGTGGAGTGGTAACCTCGCTGGACCAATCAAAAGGTGGATCAACTTGCCTGGAGTCAAACAACTGATCCCTATATCAGAGGAACGAGTAGCAGTCGTAGGAGACGTTGATGTGAAAGTCCTAGATACAAGCAGTGGAATAGTTGTATCAACAATCCCAGTTTTACAAGGAAGAGTTCTTACCTGCAACAATAAATGTCAGCTGTTAAGTGATACCACATTTGAAGGTTCTGGTCCTTGGTCTCTTCAGCTTTTGGATGGCGAAACAGTTGTTTGGAGAAAGAAAGACATTGGAAGGTTCTCTGTCTCTCATAATTTTAATAAGGCTGTGGCTTTCTCAACTATGGAACAGTTCCTTGTTGTTGGCACGACTGACGGCCTCTTAGTCTTGGATGCCGAAACAGGAAACACGCTCCGTACTTTAGGTctttcattttccctttttcttcatTGCACGTTTATCAGTGACGACACATGTGTTATTTATGCTCGTGATTTAACTGTTCAGATGTTTAACGTCAAATCTGGTGAACTTCTAACTGGAATTGATGTGGAAAGTGAGGCGATCTGTTTAGCAGCCTGTCCCTTCAATCGTGTTCTCGCCATCGGCCTGAGGAACTCCACACCTAATTTCAAAGTTATCAGGGTGCATTTGTCGCGGGGCGAAGGCGATGGAAACATGGAAAG